From a single Streptomyces sp. NBC_00237 genomic region:
- a CDS encoding aldehyde dehydrogenase (NADP(+)), translating to MTQDTDSATLERVLTGAAAAARPAAASTPAERAAWLTAVADALDDATGELVALAAAETHLPSAPRLTGELARTTFQLRLFAGELDDGHVLGATIDHADAAWPMGPRPDIRRLLVPIGPVLVFAAGNFPFAFSVAGGDTASALAAGCPVVLKAHPGHPRLSDRTGSLVYEALVAAGAPEGIFAVVHGVDVGVTALRDERIAAASFTGSVPGGRALFDIANSRPYPIPFYGELGSVNPVVVTPGALAARGEAVAKAYVGSFTLGAGQFCTKPGLLFLPEGHGLDGTLKAAVSAVAAQPMLNERVAEGYTRVLSGIRAVPGVETLVESVQDGRGCTPALLSISGKQFLAAGEEVRQECFGPASLVVSYADPAELVRLLDVLEPGLTATVQGEESEAELVRSVLPPLVGRAGRLLWNEWPTGVTVSWAQQHGGPYPATTAPTSTSVGTAAVGRFLRPVAWQGFPDALLPDALRDDNPWQLPRRTDGRRQGLSCGSGRTE from the coding sequence ATGACCCAGGACACCGATTCCGCCACCTTGGAACGCGTGCTGACCGGTGCTGCGGCGGCGGCCCGACCGGCAGCCGCCTCGACCCCCGCCGAGCGTGCGGCCTGGCTGACCGCCGTGGCCGACGCACTCGACGACGCGACCGGGGAACTCGTCGCGCTGGCGGCCGCCGAGACGCACCTGCCGTCCGCCCCGCGCCTGACGGGCGAGCTCGCCAGGACGACGTTCCAACTGCGCCTGTTCGCCGGTGAGCTCGACGACGGGCACGTCCTCGGAGCGACGATCGACCACGCGGACGCCGCGTGGCCGATGGGCCCGCGCCCCGACATCCGACGGCTCCTCGTCCCGATCGGCCCGGTGCTGGTGTTCGCAGCGGGAAACTTCCCGTTCGCCTTCAGCGTCGCGGGCGGGGACACGGCGTCCGCGCTGGCCGCAGGCTGCCCGGTCGTACTCAAGGCACACCCGGGGCATCCGCGACTGTCCGACCGGACAGGTTCGTTGGTGTACGAGGCGCTGGTCGCCGCCGGAGCGCCGGAGGGGATCTTCGCGGTCGTCCACGGAGTCGACGTCGGTGTCACGGCACTGCGTGACGAGCGGATCGCGGCGGCTTCGTTCACCGGCTCGGTGCCGGGCGGGCGCGCCCTGTTCGACATCGCGAACAGCCGCCCGTACCCGATCCCGTTCTACGGCGAACTCGGCAGCGTCAACCCGGTCGTCGTCACACCGGGTGCCCTCGCCGCGCGCGGTGAGGCCGTCGCGAAGGCGTACGTGGGCTCGTTCACCCTGGGCGCCGGTCAGTTCTGCACCAAGCCCGGCCTGCTCTTCCTGCCGGAGGGCCACGGCCTCGACGGCACGCTGAAGGCGGCCGTCTCGGCCGTAGCCGCCCAGCCGATGCTGAACGAGCGCGTCGCGGAGGGCTACACCCGCGTGCTCTCCGGGATCCGTGCGGTGCCGGGTGTCGAGACGCTGGTGGAGTCCGTACAGGACGGCAGGGGGTGCACTCCGGCCCTGCTGAGCATCAGCGGCAAGCAGTTCCTGGCGGCGGGCGAGGAAGTGCGCCAGGAATGCTTCGGCCCTGCGTCTCTGGTGGTCAGCTACGCCGACCCGGCCGAGCTGGTGCGCCTGCTCGACGTTCTGGAGCCGGGACTCACCGCGACCGTGCAGGGCGAGGAGAGCGAGGCCGAGCTGGTGCGCTCCGTGCTGCCCCCGCTCGTCGGGCGGGCGGGCCGGCTGCTGTGGAACGAGTGGCCGACCGGAGTCACCGTCAGCTGGGCGCAGCAGCACGGCGGGCCGTACCCGGCGACCACCGCGCCGACGTCGACCTCCGTGGGCACCGCCGCCGTCGGGCGCTTCCTGCGGCCCGTCGCCTGGCAGGGCTTCCCGGACGCGCTGCTCCCGGACGCCCTGCGCGACGACAACCCGTGGCAGCTTCCGCGCCGTACGGACGGTCGCCGCCAGGGCCTGTCCTGCGGATCAGGTCGTACGGAGTGA
- a CDS encoding hydroxyacid dehydrogenase produces the protein MNEPATAPTALLVMEEERRADVYPPEVLAGIDRLVTWQGPPLTRRRLDEDPSVLNRVDVLLTGWGAPVLDAALLAHAPRLRAVLVAAGSVRHLTTPAFWERGIPIVSAASANAVPVAEFALAHILLGLKQVHRIARDTASSRRFAHDPAVPGAYRSRVGLLGLGHIGRLVAAHLARFDVEVWATDPVASPESARQAGVRLIGIEELFATCHVVSLHAPLLPETRGTVGARLLNSLGPGATLINTARGALVDETAAVEVLRARPDLTAVLDVTHPEPPAHDSPLFDLPNVVLTPHIGGAMGAERNRLGLLVLDELSRLVRGLPLQHAIDPAHAASLA, from the coding sequence ATGAACGAACCGGCCACCGCACCGACAGCCCTGCTGGTCATGGAGGAGGAACGCCGGGCGGACGTCTACCCGCCCGAGGTACTGGCCGGGATCGACCGGCTGGTGACCTGGCAGGGGCCGCCCCTCACCCGGCGGCGACTCGACGAGGACCCTTCCGTGCTCAACCGGGTCGACGTCCTGCTCACGGGGTGGGGCGCGCCCGTCCTGGACGCCGCCCTCCTGGCACACGCCCCTCGGCTGCGGGCCGTCCTCGTCGCGGCGGGATCCGTACGGCACCTGACCACGCCCGCCTTCTGGGAGCGCGGCATACCGATCGTCTCCGCGGCCTCGGCCAACGCCGTCCCGGTGGCGGAGTTCGCCCTCGCCCACATCCTCCTCGGGCTGAAGCAGGTGCACCGCATCGCGCGGGACACGGCGAGCAGCCGCCGCTTCGCACACGACCCCGCGGTGCCGGGCGCCTACCGGTCGCGGGTGGGCCTGTTGGGGCTCGGGCACATCGGGCGGCTCGTCGCGGCCCACCTCGCCCGCTTCGACGTCGAGGTCTGGGCCACGGACCCCGTCGCCTCCCCGGAGTCCGCCCGGCAGGCGGGTGTGCGGCTCATCGGTATCGAGGAACTCTTCGCCACCTGCCACGTCGTCAGCCTCCACGCACCGCTGCTGCCCGAGACCAGGGGCACGGTCGGGGCACGGCTGCTGAACTCCCTCGGTCCTGGTGCGACTCTGATCAACACCGCGCGGGGCGCCCTCGTCGACGAGACGGCCGCGGTGGAGGTGCTGCGCGCCAGGCCCGACCTCACCGCCGTACTCGATGTCACCCACCCGGAGCCTCCGGCCCACGACTCGCCACTCTTCGACCTTCCCAACGTCGTCCTGACGCCCCACATCGGCGGCGCCATGGGCGCCGAACGCAACCGCCTCGGCCTGCTCGTGCTCGACGAACTGAGCCGCCTCGTCCGGGGCCTGCCGCTCCAGCACGCCATCGACCCTGCCCACGCCGCCTCACTGGCCTGA
- a CDS encoding sugar ABC transporter substrate-binding protein, with translation MRRSRWIGAGFLASALVLTSCTSGPAGVDAKQDPHATLELWTRTKPGGPGEQGTLRLAQAFEKATGHKVKITAIFDDFETKLQQRAAQKKLPDIVMNDVTQLGAMHSQGLLREIDLSKIKNSKDLIGQGLDSGKSVQGKQYALPYSAQASALLIRKDWRQKLKLDAPRTWDDFAAMAKAFTTQDPDGDGKQNTAGLAAPLSTKRGYASWYFSNFLWAAGGDFITESGKGTYRPAMTSKASVEAMRWFRDLGCKDKSVQPGSVTMDTPPTNETFEAGKTGMFVVGPYLLPRFDETLGKDTYEVVPMPKGPKDATVLAEGGSVYLMAGSENRAGQDAFVDFAISAQGQKVGMEGDTGFVVQLPVNKTVNISQVRPDPRWKTYAEVYLASGRYAPSIPNWTPVRQATADTVNALMADCGLDLQAKLGELDKQLAGILKEQGIAAS, from the coding sequence ATGCGGAGATCGCGATGGATCGGTGCGGGCTTTCTCGCCTCGGCACTGGTCCTCACCAGCTGTACGTCCGGGCCCGCTGGAGTGGATGCCAAGCAGGACCCCCACGCCACGCTGGAACTCTGGACCAGGACGAAACCCGGCGGACCTGGCGAGCAGGGAACGCTCAGGCTCGCCCAAGCCTTCGAGAAGGCCACCGGCCACAAGGTCAAGATCACGGCCATCTTCGACGACTTCGAGACCAAGCTCCAGCAGCGTGCCGCGCAGAAGAAGCTCCCCGACATCGTCATGAACGACGTGACGCAGCTCGGGGCGATGCACAGCCAGGGCCTGCTCCGGGAGATCGACCTGAGCAAGATCAAGAACAGCAAGGACCTGATCGGCCAGGGGCTGGACTCCGGCAAGAGCGTGCAGGGCAAGCAGTACGCACTGCCGTACTCGGCGCAGGCGTCCGCGCTGCTCATCCGCAAGGACTGGCGGCAGAAGCTGAAGCTCGACGCCCCGCGCACCTGGGACGACTTCGCCGCGATGGCCAAGGCGTTCACCACCCAGGACCCCGACGGCGACGGCAAGCAGAACACCGCGGGACTCGCCGCCCCGCTCTCCACCAAGCGCGGCTACGCCTCCTGGTACTTCTCCAACTTCCTGTGGGCCGCGGGCGGGGACTTCATCACCGAGTCCGGCAAGGGCACGTACAGACCGGCGATGACCAGCAAGGCGTCCGTCGAGGCCATGCGGTGGTTCCGCGACCTCGGCTGCAAGGACAAGTCCGTCCAGCCGGGTTCCGTGACCATGGACACCCCGCCGACGAACGAGACCTTCGAGGCGGGCAAGACCGGCATGTTCGTCGTCGGCCCGTACCTGCTGCCGCGATTCGACGAGACCCTCGGCAAGGACACGTACGAGGTCGTGCCGATGCCCAAGGGACCGAAGGACGCCACCGTCCTCGCCGAGGGCGGCTCCGTCTACCTGATGGCGGGCTCCGAGAACAGGGCAGGGCAGGACGCCTTCGTCGACTTCGCCATCTCCGCCCAGGGCCAGAAGGTCGGGATGGAGGGCGACACCGGCTTCGTCGTCCAGCTCCCCGTCAACAAGACGGTGAACATCTCCCAGGTCCGCCCCGACCCCCGCTGGAAGACCTACGCCGAGGTGTACCTGGCCTCCGGGCGCTACGCCCCGTCCATCCCGAACTGGACCCCGGTGCGGCAGGCCACGGCGGACACCGTGAACGCCCTGATGGCCGACTGCGGCCTGGACCTCCAGGCCAAGCTCGGTGAGCTCGACAAGCAGCTCGCGGGCATCCTCAAGGAGCAGGGGATCGCCGCGTCATGA
- a CDS encoding carbohydrate ABC transporter permease translates to MSLDQAGPAAPPAPGPATRTAGRRGAGAVGRRRNGGRSGRRWTPWLFLAPALLLFLYFKFIPMVSALTMSFQEVQPYLGNTWVGTENYTTVLQSSGFREAAWHTVVLAAGQTAGSMALGLALALLMEGQSRRLGFVRSAAFLPVVVPIAVVAELWRIMYHPTEDGMLNSLLGLVGFGPSGFINDPDTSMASIMLTGIWRGAPYDMMIFLAGLTGVDRGLYEAAKVDGASRWQRIRYVTVPGLRSVFSILFILAAIRGLRVFTEVFLLTNGGPDGSTEVVMTLIYKLGLEQNRLGVGAAGAVLLFVATLILTVVVQLLRRRESK, encoded by the coding sequence ATGAGCCTCGACCAGGCCGGTCCTGCCGCTCCCCCCGCACCGGGCCCCGCCACCCGCACAGCAGGCCGCCGGGGCGCGGGGGCCGTCGGCCGCCGGAGGAACGGCGGCAGATCGGGACGGCGGTGGACGCCCTGGCTGTTCCTCGCCCCCGCCCTGCTGCTCTTCCTGTACTTCAAGTTCATCCCCATGGTCAGCGCACTGACCATGTCCTTCCAGGAGGTTCAGCCCTACCTGGGGAACACGTGGGTCGGCACCGAGAACTACACCACGGTGCTCCAGTCCTCCGGCTTCCGCGAGGCCGCCTGGCACACCGTCGTCCTCGCCGCCGGGCAGACCGCGGGGTCGATGGCCCTCGGCCTCGCCCTGGCGCTCCTGATGGAAGGGCAGAGCCGCCGCCTGGGATTCGTACGCTCCGCCGCGTTCCTGCCGGTGGTGGTGCCCATCGCGGTCGTCGCCGAACTGTGGCGGATCATGTACCACCCGACCGAGGACGGGATGCTCAACTCCCTGCTCGGACTGGTGGGGTTCGGCCCCTCGGGGTTCATCAACGACCCCGACACGTCGATGGCCTCCATCATGCTCACCGGCATCTGGCGGGGCGCCCCCTACGACATGATGATCTTCCTCGCCGGTCTGACGGGCGTGGACCGGGGTCTGTACGAGGCCGCCAAGGTCGACGGCGCGTCCCGGTGGCAGCGGATCCGGTACGTGACCGTGCCCGGACTGCGCTCGGTGTTCTCGATCCTCTTCATCCTCGCTGCGATCCGCGGACTGCGGGTGTTCACCGAGGTGTTCCTGCTCACCAACGGAGGGCCCGACGGGTCCACCGAGGTTGTCATGACCCTCATCTACAAACTCGGACTGGAACAGAACCGGCTCGGCGTCGGCGCGGCGGGAGCCGTCCTCCTGTTCGTCGCGACGCTGATCCTGACCGTCGTCGTCCAACTGCTGCGGCGGAGGGAAAGCAAATGA
- a CDS encoding carbohydrate ABC transporter permease, translated as MSAPTETALGLTESRSPGGRALKAVVYLLVLIVFAGPLLALLVSAFGHVKDPTQLSVIPSGVTLDNFTVAFDQGVLAYLLNSFFVVGFGLLLQVAVSVLAGYALARKVFPGMTLVLVAILATLMLPEEILALPLSLILSDLPLLHVNLIGTLAGMIVPLGAWGFSILVMTEFMKDVPRELEEAARIDGAGDLRIFFQIILPMCKPALGVIGVFGFTMIWDQYLLPLLVSVDASSYTLPLALRTLRIDPDVTPGVVMAAALLALLPSVIVFLFFQRSFVSGLSSGALKG; from the coding sequence ATGAGCGCGCCGACCGAGACCGCACTCGGCCTGACCGAGAGCCGCAGCCCCGGCGGACGGGCCCTCAAGGCCGTCGTCTACCTCCTGGTCCTTATCGTCTTCGCCGGGCCGCTGCTGGCCCTGCTCGTCAGCGCCTTCGGCCATGTCAAGGACCCGACGCAGCTGAGTGTCATTCCCTCGGGAGTCACCCTCGACAACTTCACGGTCGCCTTCGACCAGGGCGTGCTCGCGTACCTGCTGAACTCGTTCTTCGTGGTCGGCTTCGGGCTGCTGCTCCAGGTCGCCGTGTCCGTCCTGGCCGGATACGCGCTGGCCAGGAAGGTCTTCCCCGGGATGACACTGGTGCTCGTCGCCATCCTGGCGACGCTGATGCTGCCCGAGGAGATCCTGGCCCTCCCGCTGTCCCTGATCCTCTCCGACCTGCCGCTCCTCCACGTCAACCTCATCGGCACCCTGGCCGGAATGATCGTCCCGCTGGGCGCCTGGGGATTCTCCATCCTCGTGATGACCGAGTTCATGAAGGACGTGCCCCGGGAACTGGAGGAGGCCGCCCGCATCGACGGCGCCGGTGATCTGCGCATCTTCTTCCAGATCATCCTGCCGATGTGCAAGCCCGCCCTGGGCGTCATCGGAGTCTTCGGCTTCACCATGATCTGGGACCAGTACCTGCTGCCCCTCCTCGTCTCCGTCGACGCCTCCTCCTACACGCTCCCGCTGGCACTGCGGACCCTGCGGATCGACCCGGACGTCACGCCCGGCGTGGTGATGGCCGCGGCCCTCCTCGCCCTGTTGCCGTCCGTGATCGTCTTCCTGTTCTTCCAGCGCTCCTTCGTCAGCGGTCTGTCCTCCGGCGCGCTGAAGGGCTGA
- a CDS encoding alpha-L-fucosidase: protein MPPHTDTPSARPSEAPANAEAPDTSWFTHARFGMFVHWGLYSLAARHEWVKSREKLTDDQYQVYFDHFDPDRYDPVQWARSAKAAGMRYVVLTAKHHDGFCLWDSALTAYKVTNTPYGHDLVGPFVEACRAEGLKVGLYYSLIDWHHPSFPVDGTHPQRDDEEFKARHADRDIRDYQRYLHGQVRELLTSFGRVDYLFFDFSYAGRTWWGGKGPDDWDSPKLLETVRELQPHVLVNDRTGLPGDFVTPEQYQPSGPMTQDGRPVLWEACQTLNGSWGYDRDNLDHKSADLLIRMLVDGVSKGGNLLLNVGPTGRGDLDPRDASVLGEISRWTELHERSVRGCGPSPYTAPAECRYTQRGDRLYVHLFAWPPRHLHLPGLAGRVRHAQLLNDASEIIRVHIDPDRPAVNTEMGGQPAGTLTLQIPVRRPDTPVPVIELFLDPSADRADG, encoded by the coding sequence ATGCCCCCGCACACCGACACTCCGTCGGCCCGCCCGTCCGAGGCCCCGGCCAACGCGGAAGCCCCGGACACGTCCTGGTTCACCCACGCCCGGTTCGGCATGTTCGTCCACTGGGGCCTCTACTCCCTCGCCGCACGGCACGAGTGGGTCAAGAGCCGGGAGAAGCTGACCGACGACCAGTACCAGGTCTACTTCGACCACTTCGACCCGGACCGCTACGACCCGGTCCAGTGGGCCAGGTCGGCCAAGGCGGCGGGCATGCGGTACGTCGTCCTGACCGCCAAGCACCACGACGGCTTCTGCCTGTGGGACAGCGCCCTCACCGCGTACAAGGTCACCAACACCCCGTACGGCCACGATCTCGTCGGCCCGTTCGTCGAGGCGTGCCGCGCCGAAGGGCTCAAGGTCGGCCTCTACTACTCGCTCATCGACTGGCACCACCCGTCCTTCCCCGTGGACGGCACCCACCCGCAGCGCGACGACGAGGAGTTCAAGGCCCGGCACGCCGACCGGGACATCCGCGACTACCAGCGCTACCTGCACGGCCAGGTCCGCGAACTGCTCACCTCGTTCGGCCGTGTCGACTACCTGTTCTTCGACTTCTCGTACGCCGGACGCACCTGGTGGGGCGGCAAGGGGCCCGACGACTGGGACTCCCCGAAACTCCTGGAGACGGTCCGCGAACTCCAGCCGCACGTCCTCGTCAACGACAGGACCGGACTCCCCGGCGACTTCGTCACCCCCGAGCAGTACCAGCCCTCAGGACCGATGACCCAGGACGGCCGCCCCGTGCTCTGGGAGGCGTGCCAGACGCTCAACGGGAGCTGGGGCTACGACCGCGACAACCTCGACCACAAGAGTGCCGACCTGCTGATACGGATGCTCGTCGACGGTGTGTCCAAGGGCGGCAACCTGCTCCTCAACGTGGGCCCCACCGGGCGCGGCGACCTCGACCCCCGCGATGCCTCGGTCCTCGGCGAGATCAGCCGGTGGACGGAGCTGCACGAGAGGTCGGTCCGAGGCTGCGGCCCGTCCCCGTACACCGCCCCCGCCGAATGCCGGTACACCCAGCGCGGCGACCGGCTCTACGTCCACCTCTTCGCCTGGCCGCCGCGCCACCTGCACCTGCCGGGCCTGGCGGGGCGGGTGCGCCACGCCCAGCTGCTGAACGACGCGTCCGAGATCATCCGGGTCCACATCGACCCGGACCGGCCCGCGGTCAACACCGAGATGGGCGGACAGCCCGCCGGGACGCTCACCCTCCAGATCCCGGTCCGGCGTCCCGACACCCCCGTACCCGTCATCGAACTGTTCCTGGACCCCTCGGCCGACCGGGCCGACGGCTGA
- a CDS encoding polysaccharide lyase 6 family protein, with product MQRRTFLIGTATGAALAAAPLVGPPTASATAAPATVGSLDELQTAIDRARPGERIVVADGTYTVPSDRPLTIRNKRGTRHAPVTVAARTPGGVVLNGERSFVLQASHHITLSGFSFRQSSTLDLPPDCSHIRLTRNDFQLADIEGLHWVMVRADDSEVDHNHFHGKSTLGIYLGIEGAGEAEMAQRVHVHRNHFSDHSFAGSNGGEPIRLGVSPRALSGAHAVVEYNLFERCDGDPEAISVKSSDNTVRYNTVRDSLGGIVLRHGNRTRVEGNYLIDGTEGVRIYGDDHVIVNNHIAGLSGRALVIGSGSARDHVPGETPAERRGNDAPDRVLIAYNTLVNNQGTLSGESHRPHEPRDVTVADNLLVADSGQLVAMANTVRFTWSGNLLWGGAADGNLPATGGTRIDPKLVRGAGGVLRPAADSPAINAGTLRRPPVTRDIDGQLRGWARDVGADEYSRRAPRRGPLTPADVGPQAR from the coding sequence ATGCAACGACGCACGTTCCTCATAGGCACCGCGACAGGTGCGGCACTGGCCGCCGCCCCCCTCGTAGGACCGCCGACCGCGAGCGCGACGGCGGCCCCGGCGACCGTCGGCTCACTGGACGAACTCCAGACCGCGATCGACCGGGCCCGCCCGGGGGAGAGGATCGTGGTGGCCGACGGCACCTACACCGTCCCCTCGGACCGGCCCCTCACCATCCGGAACAAGCGGGGCACCCGGCACGCCCCCGTGACCGTCGCCGCCCGGACCCCCGGCGGCGTCGTGCTGAACGGCGAGCGGAGCTTCGTCCTCCAGGCGTCCCACCACATCACCCTCAGCGGCTTCTCCTTCCGCCAGAGCAGCACCCTGGACCTCCCCCCGGACTGCTCGCACATCAGGCTCACCCGCAACGACTTCCAGCTCGCCGACATCGAGGGCCTGCACTGGGTGATGGTGCGCGCGGACGACAGCGAGGTCGACCACAACCACTTCCACGGCAAGAGCACGCTCGGCATCTACCTCGGGATCGAGGGCGCGGGCGAGGCGGAGATGGCCCAGCGCGTCCACGTGCACCGCAACCACTTCTCCGACCACAGCTTCGCCGGGTCCAACGGCGGCGAGCCGATCCGGCTCGGCGTCAGCCCCCGTGCGCTGTCCGGGGCCCACGCGGTCGTGGAGTACAACCTGTTCGAACGCTGCGACGGGGACCCCGAGGCGATCTCGGTGAAGTCCTCGGACAACACCGTCCGGTACAACACCGTCCGCGACAGCCTCGGCGGCATCGTGCTGCGGCACGGCAACCGCACCCGGGTGGAGGGCAACTACCTGATCGACGGCACGGAAGGCGTGCGGATCTACGGCGACGACCACGTGATCGTCAACAACCACATCGCCGGTCTGTCCGGCCGCGCCCTGGTGATCGGCAGCGGTTCGGCGCGCGACCACGTGCCCGGCGAGACGCCCGCGGAGCGCCGGGGCAACGACGCCCCCGACCGGGTCCTCATCGCGTACAACACCCTGGTGAACAACCAGGGCACGCTCTCCGGGGAGAGCCACCGCCCGCACGAACCGAGGGACGTCACCGTCGCCGACAACCTGCTCGTCGCGGACTCGGGCCAGCTGGTCGCGATGGCGAACACCGTACGTTTCACCTGGTCGGGGAACCTCCTGTGGGGCGGGGCCGCCGACGGCAACCTCCCCGCCACCGGCGGCACCCGTATCGACCCGAAGCTGGTGAGGGGTGCGGGCGGCGTCCTGCGACCGGCCGCCGACAGCCCGGCGATCAACGCCGGAACCCTCCGGCGGCCGCCCGTCACCCGCGACATCGACGGGCAGCTACGCGGCTGGGCCCGGGACGTCGGCGCGGACGAGTACTCCCGTCGGGCACCGAGGCGCGGGCCGTTGACCCCGGCGGACGTCGGCCCTCAGGCGCGCTGA
- a CDS encoding polysaccharide lyase 6 family protein yields MQRRTFLRSTAVAALTAVPLTTSLSGSASAADIPVASLAALQSAINSAAPGDRIVVADGTYTVPSGSAITVSGKNGTAAAPITIVAKSRGGVVLRGQRGFALSNASNITISGFAFRQSTRMEIPESCSSIRLTRNDFQFADTGDKDWVVVRGDSTKIDRNHFHGKTTLGVFLVVEGPLADSSRKTEMAQNVHIFKNHFSDHSFTGDNGGEPIRLGSSGRALSGAKAVVEYNLFDRCDGDPEAISVKSSDNTVRYNTVRDSRGGIVLRHGNRTRVEGNYLIDGKDGIRLYGNDHLIVNNHVSGMSDNALVIGSGSTRDHNSGETEDERRGNDACDRVVIVHNSLLNNAKTLVGENRTYAPQDVVVADNLLVGDSGSLVAMGATTRFTWQTNMLWGGAANGNIPSGGFTRADPRLVRGQDGVLRLSSGSPAIGAATWGSPGVADDIDGDQRGSVRDIGADEYATAPALRHPLTAADVGPNAA; encoded by the coding sequence ATGCAACGACGCACGTTCCTCAGAAGCACAGCGGTCGCAGCACTCACCGCAGTGCCCCTCACCACCTCGCTGTCGGGGAGCGCATCGGCGGCCGACATACCGGTGGCCTCCCTGGCCGCACTCCAGAGCGCGATCAACAGTGCCGCACCCGGTGACCGGATCGTCGTCGCCGACGGCACCTACACCGTGCCGTCGGGCAGTGCGATCACCGTCTCCGGCAAGAACGGCACCGCCGCCGCGCCCATCACCATCGTCGCGAAGAGCCGGGGCGGTGTCGTCCTGCGCGGTCAACGCGGCTTCGCCCTCAGCAACGCGAGCAACATCACCATCAGCGGCTTCGCCTTCCGGCAGAGCACCAGGATGGAGATACCCGAAAGCTGCTCGTCGATCCGACTGACCCGCAACGACTTCCAGTTCGCGGACACCGGCGACAAGGACTGGGTCGTCGTGCGGGGGGACAGCACGAAGATCGACAGGAACCACTTCCACGGCAAGACCACCCTCGGCGTCTTCCTCGTGGTCGAGGGGCCTCTCGCCGACAGCTCCCGCAAGACCGAGATGGCCCAGAACGTACACATCTTCAAGAACCACTTCTCCGACCACAGCTTCACGGGGGACAACGGCGGAGAGCCGATCCGGCTCGGCTCCAGTGGCCGGGCGCTGTCCGGTGCCAAAGCCGTCGTGGAGTACAACCTGTTCGACCGTTGCGACGGGGACCCCGAGGCGATCTCGGTGAAGTCCTCGGACAACACCGTCCGGTACAACACCGTCCGCGACAGCCGAGGCGGGATCGTGCTGCGGCACGGCAACCGCACCCGGGTGGAGGGCAACTACCTGATCGACGGCAAGGACGGCATACGCCTCTACGGAAACGACCACCTGATCGTCAACAACCACGTCAGCGGGATGTCGGACAACGCTCTGGTGATCGGCAGCGGATCCACCCGTGACCACAACTCGGGCGAGACGGAGGACGAAAGGAGGGGGAACGATGCCTGCGACCGCGTGGTGATCGTGCACAACTCCCTGCTGAACAACGCCAAGACGCTCGTGGGCGAGAACCGGACGTACGCACCGCAGGACGTGGTCGTCGCCGACAACCTGCTGGTCGGCGACTCCGGCAGCCTCGTCGCGATGGGAGCCACCACCCGCTTCACCTGGCAGACCAACATGCTCTGGGGCGGCGCCGCCAACGGCAACATCCCGTCCGGCGGCTTCACCCGGGCCGATCCCCGGCTCGTCCGGGGCCAGGACGGCGTCCTGCGACTGTCGTCGGGCAGCCCGGCGATCGGCGCGGCCACGTGGGGGAGCCCGGGTGTGGCCGACGACATCGACGGGGACCAGCGGGGCAGCGTGCGCGACATCGGCGCCGACGAGTACGCGACGGCTCCCGCTCTCCGGCACCCCCTCACGGCTGCGGACGTGGGCCCGAACGCGGCATGA
- a CDS encoding sugar phosphate isomerase/epimerase, producing MDEDVTENVTQVVTEDLTEDVTEDVTGEKRRSVADDAPSRPPSGTGSGATRLGLCSVTFRRLPAAEVARCAEAAGLEVVEWGADVHAPPGEPDTVRAVREVSDRSGLACCSYGSYFRATPGELTEFPAVARAAVILGAPRIRVWAGTTGSEATAPDERHTTVACLREAARIAADHGLELAPEFHRGTLTDTVASTVRLLDEVDSDTVRTYWQPPLDVPDEEALSGLAELGDRVTAVHAFSWWPGNSRLRLAEREGLWTAALRLLNGRGVEALLEFVPGDDPAVLGREAATLRRLAGRRPTRQP from the coding sequence GTGGACGAGGACGTCACCGAGAACGTCACGCAGGTTGTCACCGAAGACCTCACCGAAGACGTCACCGAGGATGTCACCGGGGAGAAGAGGCGCAGCGTGGCGGACGATGCCCCGAGCCGTCCGCCGTCCGGTACCGGCAGCGGCGCGACCAGGCTCGGCCTGTGCTCGGTCACCTTCCGTCGGCTGCCCGCCGCCGAGGTCGCGCGGTGCGCCGAGGCCGCGGGCCTGGAGGTGGTCGAGTGGGGAGCGGACGTGCACGCGCCACCGGGGGAACCCGACACCGTCCGCGCGGTCCGTGAGGTGTCCGACCGGTCCGGGCTCGCCTGCTGCTCGTACGGTTCGTACTTCCGCGCCACCCCGGGCGAACTGACCGAATTCCCCGCTGTCGCCCGGGCCGCGGTCATCCTCGGAGCGCCGAGGATACGGGTCTGGGCGGGCACGACCGGATCGGAGGCCACCGCGCCGGACGAGCGGCACACGACCGTGGCCTGTCTGCGGGAGGCGGCCCGGATCGCCGCTGACCACGGACTGGAGCTCGCACCGGAGTTCCACCGGGGGACGCTCACCGACACCGTCGCCTCGACTGTCCGGCTGCTGGACGAGGTGGACTCGGACACCGTCCGCACCTACTGGCAGCCGCCGCTCGACGTCCCCGACGAGGAAGCACTGTCCGGACTCGCCGAGCTCGGCGACCGGGTCACCGCCGTGCACGCCTTCTCGTGGTGGCCGGGCAACAGCAGGCTGCGGCTGGCCGAACGCGAGGGCCTGTGGACCGCTGCCCTCCGCCTGCTGAACGGCCGGGGCGTCGAGGCGCTGCTGGAGTTCGTACCCGGCGACGATCCCGCCGTGCTGGGGCGCGAGGCCGCGACGCTGCGGCGACTCGCAGGACGACGACCGACGCGCCAGCCGTAG